GCGCCTGGTCGACGAGGTGAGTGCCGAGGTCGAGCAGGATGCCGCCGGCGTCGGCCGCGCTCTCCTTCCAGGCACCGGCGGCCACCGTCGGGCGCCACCGGTCGAACCGGCTCTCCAGCCGCAGCGGGTGTCCGACCGCCCCTGACGTCAGCAGCCGGCGCATCGTCCGGAAGTCACCGTCCCAGCGGCGGTTCTGGAAGACCGTGAGCGGTACCCGGGCCGCCTCCGCCTGCCTGAGCAGCCCTTTCGCCTCGGAGGCACTGCTCGCGAGCGGCTTGTCGACCACCACCGGGAGCCGGGCTTCGATCGCCGCCTTGGCGAGCGGCACGTGGGTGCCGTTCGGGGTCGCGACGACCACCATGTCGTACGACTGCCGATCGGCCCAGACGTCGCCCGGTTCGGCGAGCACGTGGGCGTCCGGAAAGTCTCGGTGCACCTGGTCGCGGCGGGTCGGGTTGGACGTGACGACCGCGGTCAACGTCAGACCGTCGACGGCCGCGATCAACGGCGCGTGGAAGTGGGCGCCGGCGGTGCCGTAACCCAGCAACGCGACCCGCAGCGCCTGGGCCCTCCGTGGCGGCTGGCCCATCAGTACTCCCGCGGCTCGCCGTCGTCGATGATCTCGACGGCGGTGCTCTGCGGGGCCAGCTTCGTCATGTTCTGGTAGTACATCGCCGGGAAGGCGGCGGCCTTCTCGTGGATCGGGATCGCGATCCGGGGTGCGACCGCGCGCAGATAGTCCACCGCCTCCCAGAGCTTCAGCCAGGGCGCCGCGGTGGGCGCCCCCAGGATCTCGACCGGCCGGTCCGGCACGGTGAGCGCGTCACCTGGGTGGAAGAAACGACCGCCGAGCAGGTAACCGACGTTGGGGATGCCCGGAAGATCCGGGTGGATCACCGCGTGGTCGGCCCCGATCGCCTCGATGCTCAGGCCCCGGTTGGTGACCTCCGCGCCGGCGGCGATCCCTTCCGCTCGGATGCCCTTCTCGGCCAGCACGGCGGCGCTGCCCTGATCGGTGTGGACGACGACGTCCGGGTTGGCGTCGAGCAGGGCGGGTAGCCGATCGAGGTCGAGGTGGTCGGGGTGCTGGTGGGTGACGAGAACGGCGGTCAGGTCACGCAGCTTCTCCCACTCCGGGGAGAAAACACCCGGGTCGATGAGGACGCGCGCGTCCGCGTCCTCGACGAGTACGCAGGCATGGCCGAACTTCTGGAACCGCATCGACACGTCCTCTCCCGGTGGGTTCCTCTACTCCTATCCCATCCGGGTCGAGCTACGCCGCGCGCTCGCGGCCAGGCGTACCGCGCGAAGTTACGCCGAATCGGCCTCCACGATCTGCGTGGAGGCCGATTCGGCGTCAACCAGCGCTGCGGCGGGGCTCAGAACGGCCAGGTGGCGTTCCGTCCGGCCTCGAGGAGCGGGATCATCCGGAACGCCGCGTCGGAGAGGCCACCGAACGTGTGCCGGTTGTCCGCGCCGGACGGGCCGTGTCCGTACCGGTAACCGGCGAGGTTCCAGGTGTAGACCGGCACGTCCGCCGGCACCGCGCTGGTCGGATCCGCACCGCGATACCCGCCCCACACCTGCTCGTCGGTCACGATCACGACCCGATCGTGCATCCGGTAGTGCTTCCGCACGGCGTCCGCCGTGTTCGTGCCGCCCAACCCGCCGAACCGCTCGAGCATCCGGAGTACCGACGTGCCGCGCGGCAGCCGCAGCTCCCGCGAGTTGGTGCCGAACTCCACCAGCGTCGCCTGCTCCGCCCGGACCGCGAGCGCGGTTCCGAACAGCGCCGCCGCGTCCGCACGGGTCAGCTCGGACCGGGCCGACAGCGGGCCGAACATCGACCCGGACCGGTCGACTAGGACCAACGTCCGGCCGGACAGCGCCGGCACGTTCGCGAGGCTGGACGCCAGCGCGCTCTCCAGGGCGTGGCCCCACCGCAGCGACGGCGCGGCCCGGTACGCGGAGAGGAATCGCATCGGCAGCTGCCGGGACTTCGCGACCTGCGCCGGATCCGCCAGCCGTGCCGCCACCGTGGCGGCGACGTCGTCCGGCACCCCGGCCTCGTCGAAGTTCCGCAGGTTACGCAGCAGCGCCATGTATCCCATCGTCGGAATCAGCGACGTCCAGGCCGCGGCGTCCAGCGGACCCTGCAGCCAGCCGGCGACCGACTCCCACGTCATGCCGGCCGCACGCAGCCGCTCCGGGTCGAGCGCCGCGCGCCGCTCGTCCAGCGGCAGTGCAGTCAGCGCCGCCCGTGCCCGCAGCACGGTCAGCTCCTCCGGGAGCGGGTTCGGCCGGTCGTGACGACGATCGATCGCGTGCCGGAACAGCGCAGCCTGCCACGCTGAATTCTTTTCGACCGGCTCCCGCCGCGGTCGCGGAACCTGCGTCGATGCCGGAGGCTGAAAAGAGTTCAGTGCGCGGGGCGACGGGTGGGTCAGCTCCAGGACGTCGCCGAACCGGAAGCCGCGGCTGTCCGCGTCGTACTTGAGCAGCGACCGCTCGTCGTACAGACGGGAAGCAGCATCGGCGATGCCGCGCTTCACCGGCTTCGGGATCGACCGGCCGTACCGGGAGGTCCAGTAGGCCAGCAGCTCGCCCGGCTCGTCGGCACGCTGGAGCACCGACGCGACGACCTGGCGGGTCATCCCCGCCTCCCGCCGCTGGATCCGCTCGGCCGCGAAGGCCGCCGCGCCCACGAGCGACGCCGAGCGCATCGCAGCCGGGCCACGGAGCCAACCGAGGAACCGGGCGGTCCAGTCCGGGTCGGCGGTGGTCGCGGCGCGAACGAGCCGCTCGTACCGGTCGTCGCGCTTCGCTCCGGTCTCGTAGAAGGTGTCCTCACCGACCATGTTCGCGACGGCCAGCAGGAAGAGCTCGGACTTGAGGTCCCGCGCGTAGCCGGGGCCACCCTCGTGGGTGAGCCCGGACGCGGTCGCCGCGCTGGTGATCGGCGAACCGGTGGCCGGCCGCACGGCACCGCGGTTGAACTTGGACATGGGTCGACCTCCGATTCGGGGGCGGAGGGAGGCGAACCACACAGCGGAGCCCGACCGAGATCAAATCGCACAAGGTACGAAGATGCTCTACCGAATTGAGCTACAACACCCGAAGGTGCAGACCGGATTCGAACCGATAACCATCCCATTATCAGTGGAAGTAACCCTGCACTGCGCACCGGACGGGCACCGCTGTGTAGTTCGCGCCTCCCGAGATCACAGTTGACCGCGGCATTGCGAGAATTGAACTCGCAGGCCCGATGTGGACCTCTTACCAGGAGAAGTAGCCGTGGTCTTCGCACCGGGAGGTGCGTGAATGAGAGTGCCTCGTCCGGACTCGGTGAGCAACTGATATTCGCCGTCAATCGACGCCGAACATCCGGCCGACGTCGACGTCCTGAGTGGTCATCGCATCGAGGACGGCCACGAGTTGACGCTCTTCGTAGCCGAAGTGCGAATCCATGATCGCCTCGACCCCGTCGAGGTGCCGGGTCAGCTCGTCGGCCGTCGCGGTTCTCGCGACGCTCTCCAGGTCAGCGAGGAGCATCGACAGCAGCTCGTGATCCTGGCGCAGGTGTTCGACGACCGGCACGAGGTCGGGATGTTCGGCCAGAATGCGCGGGAACAGCTCACCGTCCTCCGCGCGATGATGGCCGTTCAAAGCAACGCAGAACCCGATGCAGAACAGCCCGAGTTCGAGCGCGAATTCATCGCGCGGTGCATCCGCATCGATCTTCCCGCGGAGTAGGTCCATTCGCTGCCGGAGGGTGTGGTGCACATGCTGGAGTTCACGACCCCAGGCTCGTGCACGTTCGCGGTTCACCGCGCGGTCGGAGCGGTCTCCATCGTCCGAGCGTCCTTTATTTTCGGCGCCTCCATGCCTAACGCAGACCGTTACCGACACGCGACGCTGGAAAGAAGATACAACAGGCGCTCCGAGTCCGGTATGGAGATCTCGTATTGACCGGGATTCGTCAGGCTCCGCGCTGTCCGACGAGCCATTCGTCGAACGTCGTCGGCGCGATCCGCGCCTGGTCGCCGGGCAGCATCACGTTGCCGGCCATCTCGACGCCGAAGCCTGCCGACCAACTCGGCACCAGCCGCACCGAGCGGCCACGCGCCTCGTTCGTCCGCCGCGCCATGTCCACGAGATCCTGCGGCTCGGGTCCGGCGAGGTCCGGGTACCGCCCCTGCGGCGCACCCAGCGCGATCTCGACCAGCACGTCGGCGACGTCCTCGGGCGCGACCGGCTGCACGAGCAGCGGCGGGAGCGCCGCCACCCCGTCGCTCTCGGTCCAGCTCGCCACCATCGCCGCGAAGTCGTGGAACTGCGTCGCCGGCACGATCGTCCACGGCACCGGCCCGGCGCTCACCAGTCGTTCCTGTTCCCGCTTGCCGGCGTAGTGCGGGTTGCCCTCGACCCGATCGAGTCCCGCGATCGAGAGCAGCACGTGGTGCCGGACACCGGCGCGCTGCTCCGCGGCGAGCAAGTTCCGGGTGGTGGTGCCGAAGTACGCGACGGCCTCGTCCCGGTCGGTCGCCGGACCGTTCGTGACGTCGATGACTGCGTCGACGCCGACCAGCACGTCGCCCAGGCCGTCGCCGCTCAACAGGTCGACGCCGCTCGAACGACTGATCCGCACCACGTCGTGCCCCTGACGTACGAGCCCGGCGACGGTGAGGGTTCCGATGTTGCCGGTGGCACCGGCGACTGCGATCCGCATGGCGGCCTACCTCTCTCGTCCTCTCTGGTTCCGCGCCGACGTTATCTCGGATAAAACAGGTCCGCAATATCCGCGATACACTGACACCCGTGAAGCTTCCGGTGAGCACCGAGTGGGTCCTGCACTGCGCGACGACGTTGGCGCAGCTCGAGCCCGGAGCGACCGCCTCCGCAGCGCAGCTCGTCGCGTACTACGACCTCCCGGCAGCCTCACTCGCAAAGCACCTGCAGGCGCTCGTCCGGGCCGGCATCCTCTCCGCGACCCCCGGGCCGCGTGGTGGCTTCCGGCTGGCCCGTCCGGCCGCCGACATCACGCTGCTCGACATCGTGGAAGCGGTGGACGGCCCGTCGGAGCCCTACGTGTGCCGCGAGATCCGTCAGCAGGGCCGGGGCGCGCTGCCTCCCGAAGACTGCCGGAACACCTGCATCCTCGCCGCGAAGATGGCCGACGCACATCAGGCCTGGCGGCACAGCCTCGGCGGCGTCAGCCTCGCCGACGTCGTCGCCTCACTGCCCGCCACCGCACCGGCCCGTACCCGGGCGCTGCTCACGTCCGACCAGTGATCCGCAGGCGGCGGCCTATCGAGTGCATGTGCTGCACATGCCAGAGCCTCCTCATGCGCTCGGCCAGCGCAAGTGCACGTCCGCGCTGCACCTGGTGACGCCGCCGGCGTGGCCGTGCGAGCACGCGGCGCCCGACGGCTGCGCAGCGCCGGACGTATCGCCGTCGTCCTGGGAGCTGCTGCTCGGAGCCGGGCGGCTGCAATGGTCCGGAGACCACGGGAAAACCGCCCGGCTCGGCCAGAGCGTATTCGTTGCCGTCAGCGTTGCCGTCAACCTCAGGTTGGACGCGGCGGGGGTGGCGCCGGAACCAGCGTCTTCCCAGCTAGCGCGGAGGGCGTGGGATTCGAACCCACGATGAGGCTTCCGCCCCATAGCAGTTTTCAAGACTGCCGCCATCGGCCACTAGGCGAGCCCTCCTCGGCCGCGCGCAGCGACCAGGCGCAAGTCTGTCATGCGCCGACGCCGAACCGGCGGCACCTCCGCCAACTCTCCCCGCACCCCATGACACATGTCATCGCCGACCCGTGTGAGCGCCCCCGCGAGTGCTGACATCGCGCACTGCAAACCCGAGAGCACCGGCCCGAGGCTGGAGCCATGACGACATCACCCGAAAGCGCAGCTGTCGAGGTCTCGGACCTGCGCCGCCGCTACCGCGGCGGGTTCGAGGCGGTCCGCGGCGTCTCGTTCACCGTTCGACCCGGTGAACTGGTCGCACTCCTGGGGACGAACGGCGCAGGCAAGACGTCGACGATGGAGGTGATCGAAGGACTCGCGGAGCCGAGCGGTGGCAGCGTCCGGGTACTGGGCAAGGACCCGATCCGGGACCGCACGACCGTCCGCCCGCACGTCGGGATCATGTTGCAGTCCAGCGGCATGCCCGGAGACCTCACCGTGGTCGAGTCGCTCCGGCTCTGGGCCGGTACCTGCGCCACGCCCCGGCCAGTGGACGAGGCGCTCGAGATGGTCAAGCTGGCCGACCGTGCGGCGACGCCGGTCAAGCAGCTCTCCGGCGGCGAACAGCGACGGCTCGACCTCGCGCTGGCGATCCTCGGGCGCCCCCGGGTGCTGTTCCTCGACGAGCCGACCACCGGGCTGGACCCGGAGAGCCGACGCGCCACCTGGGCGCTGCTCTCGACGCTGCTCGCCGAAGGCGTGTCGATGCTGCTCACGACCCACTACCTGGAGGAGGCCGAGCGTCTCGCCGACCGCCTGGTGATCCTCCATCAAGGCTCGGTGGTCGCGGCCGGCACCCTCGCTGACGTGGTGGCTGCCCACCCGGCGGAGATCCGGTACCGCGGCCTACGACCGCCCGCATTGGTGGGCAACGAGACCGTTCGGGTGGAGGGCGACCGCGTCACGATCCGGACCCGCTCGTTGCAGGGCAGCCTCACCGCACTACTGGCCTGGGCCAGCGCGTCGCAGGTGGAGCTGGCCGAACTGGCGGCGACGCCGGCCACGTTGGAGACGGCCTTCCTGGCGCTGAGCGCCGAACGGGCGGCGGACGCCCAGCGGGACAACGAGCAGGACCAGCTTCGGGACGAGGTGACGGTGCGATGATCCGGCGGATGAGGGCGCTCGCGCGGGCAGAGATGATCCTGCTGCGGCGCAACAAGGTGATGCTGTTCAACGCAGTGCTGTTCCCGGCGGGCTTGATCGCGATGCTCGCGGCGGGACAGGACGGCTCGACGGACCGAGACGGGCAAGCGATGTTGGTCGGCTCGTTCGTGGCGACCACGCTGCTGCTCGTCGTCTACTTCAACCTGCTCTGCGCCTACGTCGCCCGTCGCGAGGAGAGGGTGCTGGTGCGGCTCCGGGCGGGCGAATGTCGGGATGGGGAGATCCTCACCGGCACCGCGATCCCGGCGGTCGTGATCGCGCTCGGACAGGTGGCGATCCTGGTTCTGGCCGGCCTCGCGGTGCTCGACCTGCCGCTACCGAAGCAGCCCCTGGTCCTGCTCACCGCGGTGGGGCTCGGCTGCCTG
Above is a genomic segment from Cryptosporangium minutisporangium containing:
- a CDS encoding Gfo/Idh/MocA family protein, whose protein sequence is MGQPPRRAQALRVALLGYGTAGAHFHAPLIAAVDGLTLTAVVTSNPTRRDQVHRDFPDAHVLAEPGDVWADRQSYDMVVVATPNGTHVPLAKAAIEARLPVVVDKPLASSASEAKGLLRQAEAARVPLTVFQNRRWDGDFRTMRRLLTSGAVGHPLRLESRFDRWRPTVAAGAWKESAADAGGILLDLGTHLVDQALVLLGPVRSVYAEIDTRRSGAAVEDDVFLALHHASGARSHLWASALAGQLAPRFRLLGDAGAYVTWGMDPQEAALRAGRKPGSPNFGERPAAEWGKVGAGDAVRPYRTLTGEWTRFYEGVVTALTTGAPMPVDPRDAIRALAVLDAARRSASTRTVVDV
- a CDS encoding MBL fold metallo-hydrolase; translated protein: MRFQKFGHACVLVEDADARVLIDPGVFSPEWEKLRDLTAVLVTHQHPDHLDLDRLPALLDANPDVVVHTDQGSAAVLAEKGIRAEGIAAGAEVTNRGLSIEAIGADHAVIHPDLPGIPNVGYLLGGRFFHPGDALTVPDRPVEILGAPTAAPWLKLWEAVDYLRAVAPRIAIPIHEKAAAFPAMYYQNMTKLAPQSTAVEIIDDGEPREY
- a CDS encoding TROVE domain-containing protein — protein: MSKFNRGAVRPATGSPITSAATASGLTHEGGPGYARDLKSELFLLAVANMVGEDTFYETGAKRDDRYERLVRAATTADPDWTARFLGWLRGPAAMRSASLVGAAAFAAERIQRREAGMTRQVVASVLQRADEPGELLAYWTSRYGRSIPKPVKRGIADAASRLYDERSLLKYDADSRGFRFGDVLELTHPSPRALNSFQPPASTQVPRPRREPVEKNSAWQAALFRHAIDRRHDRPNPLPEELTVLRARAALTALPLDERRAALDPERLRAAGMTWESVAGWLQGPLDAAAWTSLIPTMGYMALLRNLRNFDEAGVPDDVAATVAARLADPAQVAKSRQLPMRFLSAYRAAPSLRWGHALESALASSLANVPALSGRTLVLVDRSGSMFGPLSARSELTRADAAALFGTALAVRAEQATLVEFGTNSRELRLPRGTSVLRMLERFGGLGGTNTADAVRKHYRMHDRVVIVTDEQVWGGYRGADPTSAVPADVPVYTWNLAGYRYGHGPSGADNRHTFGGLSDAAFRMIPLLEAGRNATWPF
- a CDS encoding hemerythrin domain-containing protein, which produces MSVTVCVRHGGAENKGRSDDGDRSDRAVNRERARAWGRELQHVHHTLRQRMDLLRGKIDADAPRDEFALELGLFCIGFCVALNGHHRAEDGELFPRILAEHPDLVPVVEHLRQDHELLSMLLADLESVARTATADELTRHLDGVEAIMDSHFGYEERQLVAVLDAMTTQDVDVGRMFGVD
- a CDS encoding SDR family oxidoreductase; the encoded protein is MRIAVAGATGNIGTLTVAGLVRQGHDVVRISRSSGVDLLSGDGLGDVLVGVDAVIDVTNGPATDRDEAVAYFGTTTRNLLAAEQRAGVRHHVLLSIAGLDRVEGNPHYAGKREQERLVSAGPVPWTIVPATQFHDFAAMVASWTESDGVAALPPLLVQPVAPEDVADVLVEIALGAPQGRYPDLAGPEPQDLVDMARRTNEARGRSVRLVPSWSAGFGVEMAGNVMLPGDQARIAPTTFDEWLVGQRGA
- a CDS encoding Rrf2 family transcriptional regulator translates to MKLPVSTEWVLHCATTLAQLEPGATASAAQLVAYYDLPAASLAKHLQALVRAGILSATPGPRGGFRLARPAADITLLDIVEAVDGPSEPYVCREIRQQGRGALPPEDCRNTCILAAKMADAHQAWRHSLGGVSLADVVASLPATAPARTRALLTSDQ
- a CDS encoding ABC transporter ATP-binding protein, with amino-acid sequence MTTSPESAAVEVSDLRRRYRGGFEAVRGVSFTVRPGELVALLGTNGAGKTSTMEVIEGLAEPSGGSVRVLGKDPIRDRTTVRPHVGIMLQSSGMPGDLTVVESLRLWAGTCATPRPVDEALEMVKLADRAATPVKQLSGGEQRRLDLALAILGRPRVLFLDEPTTGLDPESRRATWALLSTLLAEGVSMLLTTHYLEEAERLADRLVILHQGSVVAAGTLADVVAAHPAEIRYRGLRPPALVGNETVRVEGDRVTIRTRSLQGSLTALLAWASASQVELAELAATPATLETAFLALSAERAADAQRDNEQDQLRDEVTVR
- a CDS encoding ABC transporter permease, whose amino-acid sequence is MRALARAEMILLRRNKVMLFNAVLFPAGLIAMLAAGQDGSTDRDGQAMLVGSFVATTLLLVVYFNLLCAYVARREERVLVRLRAGECRDGEILTGTAIPAVVIALGQVAILVLAGLAVLDLPLPKQPLVLLTAVGLGCLTFVGLALLTTLITRNVEAAQVTSLPLIAVCFIASGVAGQPDFVPEMLLRVMPMTPVVELTQVGWMGSLPDEADTGVLQAMALPLAVGLAWAAVGILAARRWFRWQARA